In one window of Fictibacillus phosphorivorans DNA:
- a CDS encoding GNAT family N-acetyltransferase, whose protein sequence is MNIRWANLTDAAEIAKVHVESWQQSYKGIVEDDYLSQMSVKEREQRWKEWLMQKSHIVLVLEDQQKQLCGFISGGSIRSHHPFDSEIYAFYLLKAVQQKGHGTRMLKRFAEELLSIGKKSMIVWVLKENPSKQAYISLGGKKIEEEKITVGKQQLIEECLAWNDITFILTTSKNHTT, encoded by the coding sequence ATGAACATCCGATGGGCCAACCTAACAGATGCAGCAGAAATTGCGAAAGTTCACGTGGAAAGCTGGCAGCAATCTTATAAAGGCATAGTAGAGGATGACTATCTATCACAGATGTCGGTTAAGGAAAGAGAACAGAGATGGAAAGAATGGTTGATGCAAAAATCACATATTGTGCTCGTTTTGGAAGATCAACAAAAGCAACTTTGTGGATTTATATCTGGAGGTTCAATCAGATCACACCATCCATTTGATAGTGAGATCTATGCTTTTTACTTGTTAAAAGCTGTGCAACAAAAAGGGCATGGAACAAGAATGCTAAAAAGATTCGCTGAAGAACTCCTATCTATAGGTAAGAAAAGTATGATCGTGTGGGTGTTAAAAGAAAATCCATCTAAACAAGCATATATTTCGTTAGGTGGGAAAAAGATAGAGGAAGAAAAGATCACGGTAGGAAAGCAGCAATTGATTGAAGAATGCTTAGCATGGAATGATATAACGTTTATACTTACTACGAGTAAGAATCACACGACCTAA
- a CDS encoding Nif3-like dinuclear metal center hexameric protein — MVELKRIDHAIDELFTYRKIGTDPAFSRFIPMVYDPIHFNWRHEFEPEFTKLFNGLMLRGDEEVKRIFLAVFPTDEVLERFISESNPGDLLFMHHPIVMECGDPKGKWGRGFIPIPPHFIQQMKKKRLSVFTLHVPLDYSRKISTSDAWGKALGAKVVGELLKDDNGACGILCQIAPTSTEELIVGSTELFDIPYADVQGVIHKNITKIAIVAGCGDKVETMIEAEKMGAEAYLTGEVHCHIDNEYGKKKYEHMKCYIAQTSMSLIGVSHAASEYLVHATQLKNWFEVNFQLPVTLLPQSKWWV, encoded by the coding sequence ATGGTGGAACTGAAGAGGATAGATCACGCGATCGATGAACTTTTTACATATAGAAAAATTGGAACAGACCCAGCGTTCAGTAGATTTATTCCGATGGTGTACGATCCCATACATTTTAATTGGCGGCATGAGTTTGAACCTGAATTTACGAAGTTGTTTAACGGACTCATGCTTAGAGGTGATGAAGAGGTCAAACGTATATTTCTAGCTGTTTTTCCTACAGACGAAGTACTTGAAAGATTTATTTCTGAAAGTAATCCTGGAGATCTACTATTTATGCATCACCCCATTGTCATGGAATGCGGAGATCCAAAAGGCAAATGGGGAAGAGGTTTTATACCGATCCCTCCTCATTTTATCCAGCAGATGAAGAAAAAGCGTTTATCAGTGTTTACACTTCATGTACCACTCGATTATTCACGCAAGATCAGCACGAGTGATGCTTGGGGAAAAGCATTGGGCGCAAAAGTGGTTGGAGAACTATTGAAGGATGATAACGGAGCTTGCGGGATTCTTTGTCAGATAGCTCCTACTTCTACAGAAGAATTAATTGTTGGATCAACTGAATTATTTGATATTCCCTATGCAGATGTGCAAGGTGTAATCCATAAAAACATAACGAAGATTGCGATTGTAGCAGGATGTGGTGATAAAGTAGAGACGATGATAGAAGCGGAGAAGATGGGGGCAGAAGCCTATTTGACTGGTGAGGTGCACTGTCACATCGATAATGAATACGGCAAAAAGAAGTATGAACACATGAAATGCTATATTGCACAGACTTCAATGAGTTTAATCGGTGTATCACATGCTGCTTCCGAATATTTAGTACATGCCACACAGTTGAAAAATTGGTTCGAGGTAAATTTTCAATTGCCGGTAACGCTATTACCTCAAAGTAAATGGTGGGTATGA
- a CDS encoding YhcN/YlaJ family sporulation lipoprotein produces the protein MKKTILVTSMAVMLSSFLGACGMNNNDKDMGKEARNNMTEVNYDNRADRNMNNMNNNMDMGMDNQYDENTRMDVADKAANKVTDLKEVEDATVIVTENNAYVAAKLKGGESMKLSKETEKKIGDTVRKTDPDINDVFVSTNPDFNDRMNGYADEINKGNPVSGFVREFNDTIKRVFPTNR, from the coding sequence ATGAAAAAGACTATTCTCGTTACTTCAATGGCCGTAATGTTATCATCTTTCCTAGGTGCTTGTGGAATGAACAACAACGACAAGGATATGGGAAAAGAAGCGCGTAACAACATGACGGAAGTGAACTACGACAATCGTGCTGATCGAAATATGAATAACATGAACAACAACATGGATATGGGTATGGATAATCAATACGATGAAAACACACGTATGGACGTAGCAGATAAAGCGGCTAATAAAGTAACAGACCTTAAAGAGGTTGAAGATGCGACTGTTATCGTTACAGAGAACAACGCATATGTAGCGGCAAAGCTCAAGGGCGGAGAAAGCATGAAGCTTTCAAAAGAAACAGAAAAGAAGATCGGGGATACGGTTCGAAAAACAGATCCTGATATCAATGATGTATTCGTATCAACAAATCCTGACTTCAACGATCGTATGAACGGATATGCAGACGAGATCAACAAAGGAAATCCTGTATCAGGTTTCGTAAGAGAGTTTAATGATACGATCAAGCGTGTGTTTCCAACAAACCGTTAA
- a CDS encoding GNAT family N-acetyltransferase: MEIQNAKKHHLHKIIELDKKMIGSDHRKDEIHQAIKEERCLILYEEEEVAAFLIYHTHFFDCCFISLIMVDPAHQRKGLASSLLTHMSKISPTNKLFSSTNESNESMKKVFIKNHFKKSGFVDNLDEGDPEIIYFKKLLNA; this comes from the coding sequence ATGGAAATTCAGAATGCGAAGAAACACCATCTTCATAAAATTATAGAACTAGATAAAAAAATGATAGGAAGTGATCATAGAAAAGACGAGATCCATCAGGCGATAAAAGAGGAAAGATGTTTGATTCTGTATGAAGAAGAAGAAGTCGCTGCATTTCTTATCTACCACACTCATTTCTTTGATTGCTGTTTTATATCCCTCATCATGGTTGACCCGGCTCATCAAAGAAAGGGATTGGCGAGTAGTTTGTTAACGCACATGAGTAAGATCTCACCCACAAACAAACTATTCTCTTCGACAAATGAATCTAATGAATCTATGAAAAAGGTATTCATTAAGAACCATTTTAAGAAGAGTGGTTTCGTTGATAACTTAGACGAAGGAGATCCAGAGATAATTTATTTTAAAAAATTGTTGAATGCTTAA
- the brnQ gene encoding branched-chain amino acid transport system II carrier protein, with protein sequence MQKRTLSVGLMLFALFFGAGNLIFPPALGQSAGEMVWQSMVGFFITGVGLPLLGVIALARTGGGLQTLTERVNPLFGSVFATILYLAIGPFFGIPRTGTVSYEMAVVPFLPESMNNGLTLFLFTVVFFTVTYWLSLNPSKLVDRIGNILTPLLLLIIVSLLVKAVITPVGKLGTASPDYASNPLIKGFMDGYLTMDTLGALAFGIVVITAVKRPEMKKEQVTKMVIKAGLISATCLAAVYGILAYLGATSQALGQTDNGGQILTNVVAELFGPFGNVLLGLAVALACLTTSVGLVTACGEFAKKMFPNVSYKTVVLIMSVFSAGVANLGLTQLISVSVPVLTAIYPIAIVLILLSFLHDLFSGRKEVYIGGIVATALVSIADGLKAFGIKLGAIEQIYSYIPLYADGIGWLIPAIIGSVVGFIIAVIRGRIVIFSTN encoded by the coding sequence ATGCAGAAGCGAACGCTCTCGGTGGGCTTGATGTTATTTGCTTTGTTTTTTGGAGCTGGAAATTTAATCTTTCCGCCAGCATTGGGTCAGTCAGCAGGTGAGATGGTCTGGCAGTCCATGGTTGGCTTTTTTATAACAGGTGTTGGATTACCTTTATTAGGGGTAATCGCGCTAGCACGAACAGGTGGTGGACTACAGACGTTAACAGAGCGAGTGAATCCATTGTTCGGTTCTGTTTTCGCGACCATCCTTTATTTAGCTATCGGGCCATTCTTCGGAATTCCGAGAACAGGAACCGTTTCTTATGAGATGGCTGTTGTTCCTTTCTTACCAGAAAGCATGAACAATGGTTTAACTCTTTTCTTGTTTACGGTTGTATTCTTTACCGTAACCTACTGGCTGTCGTTAAATCCATCAAAACTGGTAGACCGAATCGGAAATATCTTAACGCCATTATTATTGCTTATTATTGTATCTCTTTTAGTTAAAGCGGTCATAACACCGGTTGGAAAATTAGGAACAGCATCTCCTGATTATGCTAGTAATCCACTAATTAAAGGATTTATGGATGGTTATTTGACGATGGATACACTTGGCGCACTTGCGTTCGGTATCGTAGTCATCACAGCAGTGAAACGGCCAGAAATGAAAAAAGAACAAGTGACTAAGATGGTTATTAAAGCGGGGTTGATCTCAGCTACTTGTTTAGCCGCTGTTTATGGGATCTTAGCCTATTTAGGAGCAACAAGTCAGGCACTTGGTCAGACGGATAACGGCGGTCAGATTCTTACAAATGTTGTAGCAGAACTATTTGGTCCGTTTGGAAACGTACTACTTGGACTAGCTGTCGCGCTAGCTTGTTTAACAACTTCTGTAGGTCTTGTCACCGCATGTGGTGAGTTTGCAAAAAAAATGTTTCCAAATGTTTCGTATAAAACGGTTGTACTTATTATGAGTGTGTTCAGTGCAGGTGTTGCAAACTTAGGATTAACACAACTCATCTCTGTTTCTGTACCTGTTTTAACAGCGATCTATCCGATTGCGATCGTTTTGATTCTGCTTTCCTTCTTACATGATTTGTTCTCTGGAAGAAAAGAAGTATATATCGGTGGAATCGTTGCAACTGCTCTGGTCTCAATAGCAGATGGATTGAAAGCTTTTGGAATTAAACTTGGTGCAATCGAACAGATTTATTCATATATTCCTCTATATGCAGATGGAATCGGGTGGCTGATCCCAGCGATCATTGGATCAGTTGTAGGTTTTATAATTGCTGTAATAAGAGGTAGAATCGTTATCTTCTCTACAAATTAA
- a CDS encoding DedA family protein: MEFDLFNIIHQYSYFGIFLLLALGIIGLPIPDEILLATVGYFIFAGDLPALPAVLSAFLGAITGITGSYYFGNICGKPLLKKLGPKFGISEEKIDKTQNFFLKYGKSALFFGYFMPGIRHLTAYFAGMYSLNWRQFALYAYSGALFWCSFFIVIGYQLAGRWALVMEVIHKVGLFAFTIVILCIVAWLIFKPKNKGSYSNGWFK; this comes from the coding sequence ATGGAATTTGACCTATTTAATATCATTCATCAATATAGCTACTTTGGTATTTTTTTATTATTGGCATTAGGGATTATCGGGTTGCCTATTCCGGATGAGATCCTTTTAGCGACGGTAGGATACTTCATTTTTGCTGGAGATCTTCCCGCTTTACCAGCTGTATTGAGTGCATTTTTAGGAGCAATTACAGGTATAACCGGTAGCTATTATTTCGGTAACATCTGTGGTAAACCTCTATTAAAAAAGTTAGGTCCGAAATTTGGAATTTCTGAAGAGAAAATAGATAAAACACAGAATTTCTTTTTAAAGTATGGAAAATCAGCGTTGTTCTTTGGATACTTTATGCCAGGAATCAGACATCTGACTGCTTACTTTGCTGGAATGTACTCTTTGAATTGGAGACAATTTGCGCTTTACGCTTATAGTGGCGCTCTATTCTGGTGTTCGTTTTTTATCGTGATCGGTTATCAGCTGGCAGGTCGATGGGCTTTAGTCATGGAAGTGATTCATAAAGTTGGTCTTTTTGCCTTTACAATCGTTATCCTTTGTATTGTTGCGTGGCTCATCTTTAAGCCAAAAAACAAAGGGTCCTATTCAAACGGATGGTTTAAATAA
- a CDS encoding MTH1187 family thiamine-binding protein has protein sequence MAIVDITIIPIGTETPSVSEYVAEIQKVLQQNKDKVNYQLTPMSTLIEGELPDLFDVIQQLHEVPFSNGIQRVATNIRIDDRRDKKSTMTGKLEAVEARMTKE, from the coding sequence ATGGCAATTGTAGATATTACGATCATTCCAATCGGTACTGAAACTCCAAGCGTTAGCGAATATGTAGCAGAAATACAAAAAGTTCTTCAGCAAAACAAAGATAAGGTAAATTACCAGCTTACTCCGATGAGTACATTGATCGAAGGAGAGCTTCCAGATCTCTTTGATGTTATTCAGCAACTTCACGAGGTTCCTTTTTCAAATGGCATTCAGCGCGTAGCCACAAACATTCGCATCGATGACCGCCGTGATAAAAAATCCACGATGACAGGTAAGCTGGAAGCTGTAGAAGCAAGGATGACTAAGGAGTAA
- a CDS encoding ABC transporter permease subunit has translation MKIMKKLLMQLILTIVSIILISGLPELIMNKDVSMYFNKIKAVSMDILQLNQMTYFNQGRPRLFLEDIWSPYLYSLTILFGALLIAFCIAQLLTWVTLMLPMFIRRAIKNLLTFLESLPDLLVFALVQMGIVFIYKKTGVLVSNVASMGAEERIYIVPIVCLMILPFVYFYKMMILLSEEELSKQYVEMSLAKGMRRIYVLVVHVTRNTSEGIFHFSKSVLWFMISNLLLVEIIFNIHGITHYMYSDFRPEMLAACLILLVIPFFLLYAFFEWVILYFTKRGELT, from the coding sequence ATGAAAATTATGAAGAAACTGTTGATGCAACTGATTTTGACGATCGTTTCCATTATTTTAATCAGTGGACTACCAGAATTAATCATGAATAAGGATGTAAGTATGTATTTCAATAAGATCAAAGCGGTTAGTATGGATATTTTACAATTGAACCAGATGACTTACTTCAATCAGGGAAGGCCAAGGTTGTTTTTAGAGGATATATGGTCGCCATATCTTTATTCACTGACTATTCTTTTTGGAGCACTGTTGATTGCTTTTTGTATAGCGCAACTTCTCACTTGGGTTACGTTAATGCTGCCAATGTTTATAAGGAGAGCTATCAAAAACCTACTTACCTTTTTAGAGTCCTTGCCAGATCTGCTTGTTTTTGCCCTCGTACAGATGGGGATTGTATTTATTTATAAAAAAACAGGGGTTCTTGTATCGAATGTGGCTTCGATGGGAGCGGAAGAAAGGATCTATATCGTACCTATTGTTTGTTTGATGATTCTTCCCTTTGTTTACTTTTATAAGATGATGATACTTCTTTCTGAAGAAGAACTTAGCAAACAGTATGTTGAGATGAGTTTAGCAAAAGGTATGAGAAGGATATACGTACTTGTTGTACATGTTACAAGAAATACAAGTGAAGGTATCTTCCACTTTTCGAAATCGGTCTTATGGTTCATGATCTCTAACTTGCTTCTTGTAGAGATCATTTTTAATATCCATGGAATTACACATTATATGTATAGCGATTTTAGGCCAGAAATGCTTGCTGCTTGTCTCATTCTTCTCGTCATCCCATTTTTTCTTTTGTACGCTTTTTTTGAATGGGTCATTCTATATTTTACGAAGAGAGGAGAATTGACATGA
- a CDS encoding NAD(P)/FAD-dependent oxidoreductase, whose product MNTHYDVIVVGAGPAGIFTSYELTRQLPDAKILLIDKGHDIYARSCPILEKKVQKCPPAAGRKEFAGCLPACSITNGFGGAGAYSDGKFNITSEFGGWMTDYLSEEQVVELIKYVDDINLEHGATDSITDPLTPEVKDIEKRGYAAGLKLLRAQVRHLGTEQNLEILKSIYEYLKTRIEMKYKAEVEDLITERTTEGYVAKGILLKDGTSLTSEKVVIVPGRDGSTWLTKILKKRRIKMTANQVDIGVRVETSNLVMEEINKHLYEGKFVFNTSVGTKVRTFCSNPSGHVVVENHSGIMLANGHAYKDPKLGSENTNFALLVSHQFAEPFDQPTEYAHEVSKLANQLSMGGLVVQKYGDILKGRRSTDKRIKEGFLRPTLKEAVPGDLGLVLPYNTMKSLIEMTEALDKVTPGIASEHTLFYGVEAKFYSARPKLDEKFESEINRLYVGGDGAGITRGLAQASACGVWIAQNVAAKIKEKTPALV is encoded by the coding sequence ATGAATACCCATTATGATGTAATTGTTGTTGGCGCAGGTCCTGCAGGGATCTTTACGAGCTATGAACTAACGAGACAGCTTCCAGATGCAAAAATATTGTTAATAGATAAAGGACATGACATCTATGCACGTTCGTGTCCAATTTTAGAGAAGAAAGTTCAAAAATGTCCACCTGCAGCAGGTAGAAAAGAATTTGCGGGTTGTTTACCTGCTTGCTCGATCACAAACGGCTTTGGTGGAGCAGGAGCTTATTCGGATGGAAAGTTCAATATTACGAGCGAATTCGGAGGATGGATGACTGATTATCTTTCTGAAGAACAAGTGGTCGAACTTATTAAATATGTAGATGATATCAACTTAGAGCATGGTGCTACAGATTCGATCACGGATCCTCTTACCCCTGAAGTTAAAGATATTGAAAAGCGCGGTTATGCAGCTGGTTTAAAGCTGTTACGAGCTCAAGTTCGCCATCTTGGTACAGAACAAAACCTTGAAATACTAAAAAGCATATACGAATATTTAAAAACGCGCATCGAGATGAAATATAAAGCGGAGGTTGAAGATCTCATTACAGAACGAACGACTGAAGGATATGTAGCAAAAGGGATCCTTTTAAAAGACGGAACCTCTCTTACATCCGAGAAAGTTGTTATTGTTCCTGGGCGGGATGGGTCAACATGGCTAACTAAGATCCTTAAGAAACGCCGTATTAAAATGACAGCTAACCAAGTCGATATTGGCGTTCGCGTGGAAACGTCCAACTTGGTCATGGAAGAGATCAATAAGCACCTTTATGAAGGGAAATTTGTCTTTAATACATCTGTGGGCACAAAAGTAAGAACGTTCTGTTCTAACCCTTCTGGACATGTTGTCGTGGAGAACCACTCTGGCATCATGCTTGCGAACGGACACGCTTATAAAGATCCAAAGCTAGGCAGTGAGAACACAAACTTTGCATTGCTCGTATCACATCAGTTTGCTGAACCATTCGATCAGCCAACTGAGTACGCTCATGAAGTCTCTAAACTTGCCAACCAGCTGTCTATGGGTGGGCTCGTCGTTCAGAAATATGGAGATATCTTAAAAGGGCGTCGCTCTACAGATAAGCGTATAAAAGAAGGCTTCCTTCGTCCAACGTTAAAAGAAGCGGTTCCAGGTGACCTTGGGCTTGTGCTTCCATATAACACGATGAAAAGTTTGATTGAGATGACTGAGGCTTTGGATAAAGTAACACCAGGGATCGCATCTGAACACACATTGTTTTATGGTGTAGAAGCTAAATTCTATTCTGCACGTCCAAAGCTCGATGAGAAGTTTGAGTCAGAAATCAACCGCCTCTATGTTGGTGGAGATGGTGCTGGGATTACGCGTGGTCTAGCCCAAGCAAGTGCATGTGGCGTTTGGATCGCTCAAAACGTTGCAGCGAAAATAAAAGAAAAAACACCAGCGTTGGTATAA